Proteins from a genomic interval of Rosa chinensis cultivar Old Blush chromosome 2, RchiOBHm-V2, whole genome shotgun sequence:
- the LOC112186437 gene encoding uncharacterized protein LOC112186437, with product MDDRKEKNAPWLSVPQFGDWDQKGGQVPDYSLDFSKIREMRKQNKRDVSRASLGNEEELIASNTANVGAAHNDIHHPHYHQSTHSPTARRSIFSYFNCCIKA from the exons ATGGATGATCGAAAGGAG AAAAATGCCCCATGGTTATCAGTGCCACAATTTGGGGACTGGGATCAGAAGGGCGGCCAAGTGCCAGACTACTCCCTTGATTTCTCCAAGATCAGGGAAATGAGGAAGCAAAACAAGAGAGATGTGTCCAGAGCAAGTCTTGGAAATGAAGAAGAGCTCATTGCCTCAAACACTGCCAATGTGGGTGCTGCCCACAATGACATTCACCACCCTCATTACCATCAGAGCACCCACTCCCCAACT GCTCGACGAAGCATATTCAGCTACTTCAACTGTTGCATAAAAGCTTGA